One genomic segment of Mesoterricola silvestris includes these proteins:
- a CDS encoding cupin domain-containing protein, whose protein sequence is MPLTGYEPGTLKGLVDSTPAESILLHLRDEYAKRTLPEKGVDSVVAFDCPRTQLMVRTAVKGTQVGTHFHTVCDEYVIVVGGKGEILVNGEWKPVKMGDVHVCPRGIVHDTRALEENLQYLSIFTPHLPAGTDINWL, encoded by the coding sequence ATGCCCCTCACCGGCTATGAACCCGGAACCCTGAAAGGCCTGGTGGATTCCACCCCGGCCGAATCCATCCTGCTGCACCTGCGCGACGAGTATGCCAAGCGCACCCTGCCCGAGAAGGGCGTGGACAGCGTGGTGGCCTTCGACTGCCCCCGCACCCAGCTGATGGTGCGCACCGCCGTCAAGGGCACCCAGGTGGGCACCCACTTCCACACCGTGTGCGACGAGTACGTGATCGTGGTGGGCGGCAAGGGCGAGATCCTCGTGAACGGCGAGTGGAAGCCCGTGAAGATGGGCGACGTCCACGTCTGCCCCCGGGGCATCGTCCACGACACCCGCGCCCTGGAGGAGAACCTCCAGTACCTCTCCATCTTCACCCCCCACCTTCCCGCCGGCACCGACATCAACTGGCTCTAA